From a region of the Streptomyces sp. NBC_01454 genome:
- a CDS encoding YbjN domain-containing protein, translating into MGDDARVVIEAALDGAGLEWESPTDGTYVVKLPGTRKLSTTCSLIVGKHSLSLNAFVVRHPDENHAAVHRWLLERNTRLYGVSYAIDKLGDIYLVGKLPLASVTPDELDRLLGTVLENADGSFNTLLEMGFATAIRKEYDWRVSRGESTRNLDAFTHLTRGRTQPEG; encoded by the coding sequence ATGGGTGACGACGCGCGCGTGGTGATCGAGGCGGCTCTGGACGGCGCCGGCCTGGAATGGGAGAGCCCCACCGACGGGACCTATGTCGTCAAACTCCCCGGCACCCGCAAGCTGTCCACGACCTGCTCGCTCATCGTCGGCAAGCACTCCCTCTCCCTCAACGCCTTCGTCGTCCGCCACCCCGACGAGAACCACGCGGCCGTGCACCGCTGGCTGCTGGAGCGCAACACCCGCCTGTACGGCGTCAGTTACGCCATCGACAAGCTCGGCGACATCTATCTCGTCGGCAAACTCCCGCTCGCCTCGGTCACCCCCGACGAACTCGACCGCCTCCTCGGCACCGTCCTGGAAAACGCCGACGGCAGCTTCAACACCCTGCTCGAAATGGGCTTCGCCACCGCCATCCGCAAGGAATACGACTGGCGCGTCTCCCGCGGCGAATCCACCCGCAATCTGGACGCCTTCACGCATCTGACCCGGGGACGCACGCAGCCGGAGGGCTGA
- the mshA gene encoding D-inositol-3-phosphate glycosyltransferase yields the protein MSPYVSRLRGRPHGQFAGQPRLRLPGSPRRPRRVAMLSVHTSPLHQPGTGDAGGMNVYIVELARKLASINIEVEIFTRATTGTLPPAVELAPGVLVRHVDAGPYEGLAKEELPAQLCAFTHGVMQAWAGHRPGHYDLVHSHYWLSGHVGWLAAERWGAPLVHAMHTMAKVKNAALAAGDTPEPAARVIGETQIVRAADRLIANTAEESDELVRHYEAEPGKVAVVHPGVNLDRFRPTGGEVAESRAAARARLGLPQDAVIPLFAGRIQPLKAPDILLRAVAALVDEDPSLRSRLVVPVVGGPSGSGLAKPEGLQKLAARLGVADLVQFRPPVGQEQLADWYRAASVLVMPSYSESFGLVAIEAQACGTPVVAAAVGGLPVAVRDGVSGFLVAGHDPADYARTLSRFLADPALPARMGTDAARHAQSFGWDTAAAATAEVYTAAMQERRRHLRSPHG from the coding sequence GTGAGCCCATACGTGTCCCGGCTCCGTGGCCGTCCCCATGGCCAGTTCGCGGGCCAGCCGCGGCTGCGCCTGCCGGGCAGCCCCCGCCGCCCGCGCCGGGTGGCGATGCTCAGCGTCCACACCTCCCCGCTGCACCAGCCCGGGACCGGCGACGCCGGCGGCATGAACGTCTACATCGTCGAGCTGGCCAGGAAGCTCGCCTCGATCAACATCGAGGTGGAGATCTTCACCCGCGCCACCACCGGCACCCTCCCGCCCGCCGTCGAACTCGCCCCCGGCGTCCTCGTACGGCATGTCGACGCGGGTCCCTACGAGGGTCTGGCCAAGGAGGAGCTGCCCGCGCAGCTGTGTGCCTTCACCCATGGCGTGATGCAGGCCTGGGCCGGCCACCGCCCCGGCCATTACGACCTGGTCCACTCCCACTACTGGCTGTCCGGCCATGTCGGCTGGCTGGCCGCGGAGCGCTGGGGCGCCCCGCTGGTGCACGCCATGCACACCATGGCCAAGGTCAAGAACGCCGCACTCGCCGCCGGTGACACCCCCGAGCCGGCCGCCCGGGTCATCGGCGAAACGCAGATCGTGCGCGCCGCGGACCGGCTGATAGCCAACACCGCCGAGGAGTCCGACGAGCTGGTGCGGCATTACGAGGCCGAGCCCGGCAAGGTCGCGGTGGTGCACCCCGGCGTCAATCTCGACCGCTTCCGGCCCACCGGCGGCGAGGTCGCCGAGAGCCGGGCCGCGGCCCGCGCCCGCCTCGGCCTGCCACAGGACGCGGTCATCCCGCTCTTCGCCGGCCGCATACAGCCGCTGAAGGCCCCCGACATCCTGTTGCGGGCGGTCGCCGCCCTGGTCGACGAGGATCCCTCGCTGCGCTCCCGCCTGGTGGTGCCCGTCGTCGGCGGCCCCAGCGGCAGCGGGCTGGCCAAGCCCGAGGGCCTGCAGAAGCTGGCCGCCCGGCTCGGTGTCGCCGATCTGGTGCAGTTCCGCCCGCCGGTCGGCCAGGAGCAGCTCGCCGACTGGTACCGCGCCGCGTCCGTGCTGGTCATGCCCTCGTACAGCGAGTCCTTCGGGCTGGTGGCCATCGAGGCCCAGGCGTGTGGCACCCCGGTGGTCGCGGCCGCGGTCGGCGGCCTGCCGGTGGCCGTGCGCGACGGCGTCAGCGGCTTCCTCGTCGCCGGTCACGACCCCGCCGACTACGCCCGCACCCTGAGCCGTTTCCTCGCGGACCCGGCACTGCCCGCCCGCATGGGCACCGACGCCGCCCGCCACGCCCAGTCCTTCGGCTGGGACACGGCCGCCGCGGCGACCGCAGAGGTGTACACCGCCGCGATGCAGGAGCGGCGCCGTCACCTACGATCACCCCATGGGTGA
- a CDS encoding class I SAM-dependent methyltransferase codes for MARRPSVSAAPALAPSRPVGTATRGTTNPNRLRRMDRWIAAEHGAVLRRAADPVAVDLGYGAAPWTAVELLGRLRTVRPDARVVGIEIDPARVEAARSYERPGLDFVHGGFEVPLPGRRGGAPVLIRAANVLRQYDEDEVAAVWQRLCARLAPGGLLVEGTCDEIGRRHVWVALGPEGPRTVTFAARLGSLRAPSDLAERLPKALIHRNVPGEAVHAFLRDFDRAWAAAAPLGTLGARQRWRAAVQALATDWPLAGDPRRRRQGEVTVRWEALAPRG; via the coding sequence ATGGCCCGCCGCCCCTCCGTCTCCGCCGCCCCGGCTCTCGCACCGTCCCGACCGGTCGGAACCGCCACCCGCGGGACCACCAACCCCAACCGACTGCGCCGCATGGACCGCTGGATAGCGGCCGAACACGGTGCGGTGCTGCGCCGCGCCGCCGACCCCGTGGCGGTCGACCTGGGCTACGGCGCGGCGCCCTGGACCGCGGTCGAGCTGCTCGGCCGGCTGCGGACGGTCAGGCCGGACGCCCGGGTCGTCGGCATCGAGATCGACCCGGCGCGGGTCGAGGCCGCCCGGTCCTACGAGCGGCCCGGGCTGGACTTCGTCCACGGCGGCTTCGAGGTGCCGCTGCCCGGCCGGCGCGGCGGGGCACCGGTCCTCATCCGGGCGGCGAACGTGCTGCGGCAGTACGACGAGGACGAGGTGGCCGCCGTGTGGCAGCGGTTGTGCGCCCGGCTGGCGCCCGGCGGACTGCTGGTCGAGGGCACCTGTGACGAGATCGGACGGCGGCACGTATGGGTGGCGCTGGGACCCGAGGGACCGCGCACGGTCACCTTCGCCGCCCGGCTCGGCTCCCTGCGGGCGCCCTCCGACCTGGCCGAACGCCTGCCGAAGGCGCTGATCCACCGCAATGTCCCGGGCGAGGCGGTCCATGCCTTCCTCCGGGACTTCGACCGCGCCTGGGCCGCGGCGGCCCCGCTGGGCACGCTGGGCGCACGCCAGCGCTGGCGCGCCGCCGTCCAGGCCCTGGCCACGGACTGGCCGCTGGCCGGGGATCCCCGGCGCCGCCGCCAGGGGGAGGTCACGGTGCGGTGGGAGGCCCTGGCCCCCAGGGGCTGA
- a CDS encoding helix-turn-helix domain-containing protein, producing MLYAEIEIGSFLKARRAALDPAELGLPGGVNRRRVRGLRREEVAQVAGISVDYYTRIEQGRAHAISDSVLDAIARALRLTGGEVTYLRNVALPRRPGADDSGLAGAGAGQRVRPEVQQLLDAMDTTVPAMVVGRGLDILAWNTLGGRFAFDLEALAPDRRNTALLVFLDPVARALHPDWEAKALEVVGNLRADSGRHPDDPRICAVVNELLDRSADFRRLWETQAVYECLRGTKRILHPHVGELLITFESFRLSTDPDQALVTYTAPRGSQTERRLRELGARVAGERRSVAAAGADTP from the coding sequence GAGATCGGCTCGTTCCTCAAGGCGCGCCGCGCGGCGCTCGACCCGGCCGAGCTCGGCCTGCCCGGCGGGGTGAACCGGCGCCGGGTGCGCGGGCTGCGGCGCGAGGAGGTCGCGCAGGTCGCCGGCATCAGCGTCGACTACTACACCCGGATCGAGCAGGGCCGGGCGCACGCCATCTCGGACTCCGTGCTGGACGCGATCGCCCGGGCGCTGCGGCTGACCGGCGGCGAGGTGACGTATCTGCGCAATGTCGCCCTGCCGCGGCGCCCGGGCGCCGACGACTCGGGCCTCGCCGGGGCCGGCGCCGGGCAGCGCGTCCGCCCGGAGGTCCAGCAGCTGCTGGACGCGATGGACACCACCGTCCCGGCCATGGTCGTCGGCCGCGGCCTGGACATCCTGGCCTGGAACACGCTCGGCGGCCGCTTCGCCTTCGACCTGGAGGCGCTCGCCCCGGACCGGCGGAACACCGCGCTGCTGGTCTTCCTCGACCCGGTGGCGCGCGCCCTGCACCCGGACTGGGAGGCGAAGGCCCTGGAGGTGGTCGGCAATCTGCGTGCCGACAGTGGCCGGCACCCCGACGACCCGCGGATCTGTGCCGTGGTCAACGAACTCCTCGACCGCAGCGCGGACTTCCGGCGGCTGTGGGAGACCCAGGCGGTGTACGAGTGCCTGCGCGGCACCAAGCGCATCCTGCATCCGCACGTCGGCGAGCTCCTGATCACCTTCGAGAGCTTCCGGCTGAGCACCGACCCCGACCAGGCGCTGGTGACGTACACGGCCCCACGCGGGTCGCAGACGGAGCGCCGGCTGCGGGAGCTCGGGGCGCGGGTGGCGGGGGAGCGGCGGTCCGTGGCCGCCGCGGGGGCGGACACACCCTAG